One Kosmotoga arenicorallina S304 genomic window carries:
- a CDS encoding PEGA domain-containing protein: MKAKYLMLLFLLFSITFFSYGVLSVDSYPSKALVYIDGEHLGYTPFSMDAVEGYHRVAIEKKGFEPYEEYVYVDKDTTVRVERALKIRPDYSAMLGKMLVGLQISDFEPEEWLFGMASESIKKLFADINLSADVVSGEALDSSAELGYSGYLDFLLSHSESEENHLFTLSVKYHDLILNREFFKLEKSFEVTGIRENFQNAFLPVLRDIVGNLSSALVEELYEKVTGKIEFLNVDIQRYPEISIIFRAYDESNTPLSLETINNSKLSIIEAGTATSLSQLIPIKQEEALNFTLALDRSGSMKPVIEKAKLAAKDFLGLLPSNSSIALIAFDNEIELIKNFTDNRQELVAALGNITAQGSTPLYDTVIKAVELLSKRNGPRFLVLVTDGVDANLNDTDLGSENSISDAIRIARENNVVIFAIGLGRNIDKFSLGTLTTSTGGTFLDSPTIDDLDSAFKKILEAFENLYIGKYISTGERTALLRIDTPASRIEGKFLIPIPEISLKMNTPPSAVAGMPFEVTVSSLATMTAPINLTFKAVTLDGTTLWEERRLFNDTASYELVLQKTGQYYIELSSFRFLKRQKIEVVPIEKFLNDLIGEYRYPEASRVLEEYLKIASLEKEQELKLIDWLADIELRASLVDGKFSHLKSFLSILNHSGIHDDSLLSKKALFEYLLGDLENFSNTLTALPADRAEDGLAVLKLLQAGITKPENAALLAEKLLKMYPSPLIRRFAAELYITLSLDEKATEIAEEAANSNDLIDLITAAYTALMTGNGELLSELAERTEQFNALKPLSAVWRSLQYWLNDGADTAREYLNSIDKSIIDSILIKKALAALSIASGDFEKPLTHVEELDPDDFRFASLLSNTYEDASLEIEKPLEKKIISWEGGGLFIRARRTSRSPLPVFLNGEGMLTYLDSLTIYPHSLLLTTVKSGVNLLQMTLEDLEKHVLDADQITVILDRKAPQIAIDDYFFTASEYVDLSFTINDDTGISKITLDDEPATPVMVSENNYTLRFKTDRKSRAVVLSATDLAGNISSKKFYVLYDIKGPEIEIKGPSITGSETVIIAINVVDEFGISSLVIDAKKVDIDGRKSFSYNHTVSLAGKDMKTIEISAVDMAGNITSTRFTIRKDHQPPELELKLPTNVVSTSAEITLIATDSGGIDFIRVQDTERKYSGTTSIEDTFEIVLKESGNINIEAADLSGNISRISQYIFVDKIPPVISFAPMEKNGEMMAKITFEDDSGLKYVKVGKYIDKLNGQRTFEYIASRDELTEKLEIVAMDITGKRTEKALQWIPFELNDIAGNVMTSDLVELSGKILIPVEGTYTLEVYNNGKLIKTSTQKGELFEEWVPLSTGWNNLLVVIKTSDGIGIKDHSILSIPRHEAMRVTLTWDSTAADLDLYVREPDGTVVGPMNPSSKCAYINVDARQHSSNEETYILNYKGSFLPEEGDYHIAVHYYYSDLYPNPVNYKVTIDTFDEHIEKEGTLDYFNKFNMLFLSGKNDWEDIGKVFVRIPDKEFPNLSTNLHETMYSAKNAIEIEIFAKDNTGIKSITTDAVKPDIAKKEYNTYGKREVYLNEERFFPDGVSYFNITVEDLFGLKKSATYKIYIDTKPPQIEIKKVPDENGNLTLIATFKDELGLSSVSINGKRYQFDDLKQKTKEFTVTQKIPKGESLNLSATDIVGHTIFETVGW; encoded by the coding sequence ATGAAGGCAAAATACTTGATGTTGTTGTTTCTGCTTTTTTCGATAACTTTTTTCAGTTATGGGGTTCTCAGCGTTGATTCCTATCCTTCCAAAGCCCTTGTTTATATCGATGGTGAGCATCTTGGATACACCCCCTTCAGTATGGACGCAGTTGAGGGATATCATAGAGTCGCAATAGAAAAAAAGGGTTTTGAGCCTTATGAAGAATATGTTTATGTCGACAAAGATACTACTGTTCGCGTGGAAAGGGCCCTTAAGATCCGCCCAGATTATTCAGCAATGCTTGGAAAGATGCTCGTTGGACTCCAGATAAGCGATTTCGAACCAGAAGAATGGCTTTTTGGAATGGCCAGCGAATCCATAAAAAAACTCTTCGCAGACATCAATCTATCTGCTGATGTTGTTTCTGGCGAAGCTTTGGATTCTTCTGCCGAACTTGGGTACTCTGGATATCTCGATTTCCTTTTAAGCCATAGCGAATCAGAGGAAAATCACTTATTTACTTTATCGGTTAAATACCACGATTTGATTCTAAACCGCGAGTTTTTCAAATTAGAGAAATCCTTTGAAGTTACCGGCATAAGGGAAAACTTTCAAAATGCCTTTTTACCCGTTCTCAGAGATATCGTCGGCAATCTTTCAAGCGCTCTGGTAGAGGAATTGTATGAAAAGGTCACCGGAAAAATAGAGTTTCTCAATGTGGACATCCAGCGTTATCCAGAAATCAGCATTATTTTCAGAGCCTATGACGAATCCAATACCCCGCTTTCTTTAGAAACGATAAATAACAGCAAGCTTTCGATAATTGAAGCCGGAACCGCTACTTCCTTATCGCAACTGATCCCGATAAAGCAGGAAGAGGCATTGAATTTCACCCTTGCCCTGGACAGGAGCGGTAGCATGAAACCTGTGATAGAAAAGGCGAAGTTAGCTGCAAAAGATTTCCTGGGTTTACTGCCTTCTAATAGCTCCATCGCATTAATTGCTTTTGACAACGAAATAGAGCTAATAAAAAATTTCACCGATAACCGCCAGGAGCTCGTTGCAGCTCTTGGAAACATTACTGCTCAGGGATCCACCCCGCTTTATGACACGGTTATTAAAGCCGTTGAGCTCCTTTCGAAAAGAAATGGCCCAAGATTTCTTGTGCTTGTTACTGACGGCGTTGATGCAAACCTGAACGATACAGATCTGGGAAGCGAAAATTCGATATCAGATGCCATAAGGATCGCTAGGGAAAACAACGTGGTGATTTTCGCCATTGGACTGGGAAGGAATATTGACAAATTCAGCCTGGGGACATTAACAACCTCAACTGGCGGAACTTTCCTGGACTCACCTACCATTGATGATTTAGACAGCGCATTCAAAAAAATCCTTGAAGCTTTTGAAAATCTCTATATCGGGAAATATATATCAACGGGAGAAAGAACAGCCCTTTTGAGAATCGATACTCCTGCTTCCCGAATCGAGGGAAAATTCCTGATCCCTATTCCCGAGATTTCACTGAAGATGAACACGCCTCCCAGTGCAGTGGCAGGTATGCCCTTTGAAGTTACAGTCTCTTCACTTGCAACGATGACAGCGCCAATAAATTTAACATTCAAAGCTGTTACTCTGGATGGAACCACTCTCTGGGAGGAAAGACGTTTATTCAATGATACAGCGAGTTATGAGCTGGTTTTGCAAAAAACCGGGCAATATTATATAGAGTTGAGTTCTTTCAGATTCCTCAAAAGGCAAAAAATAGAAGTAGTTCCAATAGAGAAATTTTTGAATGACCTGATCGGCGAATACAGATATCCGGAAGCCTCAAGAGTGCTGGAAGAATATCTTAAAATTGCTTCACTGGAAAAGGAACAGGAATTGAAATTGATTGATTGGTTAGCCGACATCGAACTGAGAGCTTCGCTGGTAGACGGAAAATTCTCACATTTGAAGTCATTTCTATCTATACTAAACCACTCTGGAATTCACGATGATTCCCTTTTATCCAAAAAGGCATTATTCGAATACCTTCTTGGCGATTTGGAGAATTTTTCAAACACATTAACTGCTTTGCCAGCAGACCGAGCGGAAGATGGTTTGGCTGTACTGAAGCTTCTTCAAGCAGGGATAACAAAGCCTGAAAACGCTGCCCTTCTGGCAGAAAAATTATTAAAAATGTATCCCTCTCCTCTTATAAGAAGATTCGCAGCGGAGCTCTACATAACCTTATCCTTAGACGAAAAAGCCACGGAAATAGCTGAAGAAGCGGCCAACTCAAATGACCTTATAGATTTAATCACCGCTGCTTATACAGCTCTCATGACCGGAAACGGTGAATTACTCAGCGAGCTTGCTGAAAGAACGGAACAGTTCAATGCCTTAAAACCTTTATCAGCAGTATGGAGAAGCTTGCAGTACTGGCTTAATGATGGAGCAGACACCGCCCGGGAATATCTGAACTCGATTGACAAAAGTATAATAGACTCAATCCTTATTAAAAAAGCACTCGCGGCTTTATCCATCGCATCTGGCGATTTCGAAAAGCCCCTTACACATGTTGAAGAGCTTGACCCGGATGACTTTAGATTTGCTTCATTGCTCTCAAATACCTACGAAGACGCCTCCCTCGAGATTGAAAAGCCCCTCGAAAAGAAAATCATCAGCTGGGAAGGTGGCGGTTTGTTTATAAGAGCCCGCAGAACTTCCCGCTCTCCATTACCGGTCTTTCTTAATGGCGAGGGAATGTTAACATATCTGGACAGCCTTACGATATATCCCCACAGCCTTTTGCTCACAACGGTTAAGAGCGGGGTTAACCTTCTCCAGATGACCCTTGAAGACCTCGAAAAGCACGTGCTTGATGCAGATCAAATAACCGTGATTCTTGACCGGAAAGCCCCGCAGATAGCAATAGATGATTACTTCTTCACAGCGTCGGAATATGTGGATTTATCCTTCACTATCAACGATGATACGGGAATTTCAAAGATAACACTGGATGACGAGCCAGCAACTCCTGTAATGGTTTCTGAAAACAATTACACTCTGAGGTTTAAGACAGACAGGAAATCCAGAGCTGTGGTTCTATCAGCTACCGATTTAGCTGGAAATATTTCAAGCAAAAAATTCTATGTACTATACGATATAAAGGGTCCAGAAATTGAGATAAAGGGTCCTTCAATAACTGGTAGTGAGACGGTTATCATAGCGATAAATGTAGTTGACGAATTCGGCATCAGCTCACTTGTAATTGACGCCAAAAAAGTGGATATAGATGGCAGAAAATCATTCAGCTACAACCACACTGTCAGCCTTGCCGGAAAAGATATGAAGACTATCGAAATAAGTGCTGTCGATATGGCTGGAAATATAACATCTACAAGATTCACGATAAGAAAAGATCATCAACCGCCAGAGCTGGAGCTAAAGCTTCCCACAAATGTCGTCTCGACAAGCGCTGAAATAACTCTCATAGCTACTGACAGCGGCGGAATAGATTTTATAAGAGTTCAAGACACCGAAAGGAAGTACTCCGGGACAACTTCTATTGAGGATACTTTTGAAATAGTATTGAAGGAATCTGGCAATATCAACATTGAGGCCGCCGATCTTTCTGGAAATATTTCAAGGATTTCACAGTATATTTTTGTAGATAAAATCCCACCAGTTATTTCCTTTGCCCCCATGGAAAAAAACGGCGAAATGATGGCTAAAATTACCTTTGAGGACGATTCAGGGCTAAAATACGTGAAAGTCGGTAAATACATAGATAAATTAAATGGTCAGAGAACTTTTGAGTATATAGCTTCACGGGACGAATTAACCGAAAAGCTTGAAATTGTCGCTATGGATATAACAGGAAAGCGCACCGAAAAAGCACTTCAATGGATTCCCTTTGAGCTCAACGATATAGCCGGGAATGTTATGACCAGCGATCTTGTTGAGCTCAGCGGAAAAATTCTAATCCCGGTAGAGGGTACCTATACTTTGGAGGTTTACAACAACGGAAAGCTTATCAAGACATCAACACAAAAAGGCGAGCTTTTTGAAGAATGGGTTCCTCTATCCACCGGGTGGAACAACCTTCTGGTAGTGATAAAAACATCAGATGGGATTGGCATTAAAGATCACAGCATTCTATCAATTCCGCGCCACGAAGCCATGAGGGTTACATTAACCTGGGATTCCACCGCGGCAGATCTTGACCTTTACGTTAGAGAACCTGATGGAACGGTTGTAGGCCCAATGAACCCATCAAGCAAGTGTGCCTATATAAATGTAGATGCAAGACAGCATTCATCGAACGAAGAAACCTATATCCTGAATTACAAAGGTTCCTTCTTGCCTGAAGAGGGCGATTATCACATCGCGGTGCATTATTATTACTCAGACCTTTATCCCAACCCTGTGAACTACAAGGTTACAATAGACACCTTCGATGAACACATCGAAAAGGAAGGAACACTGGACTACTTCAACAAATTCAACATGCTATTCTTGTCAGGCAAAAATGATTGGGAGGATATTGGAAAGGTCTTTGTAAGAATTCCAGACAAAGAATTTCCGAACTTATCCACAAATCTTCACGAAACGATGTACAGCGCGAAAAATGCTATTGAAATTGAAATTTTTGCCAAAGATAATACAGGCATAAAGTCGATAACAACCGATGCAGTGAAACCCGATATCGCCAAAAAAGAGTACAACACATACGGAAAGCGTGAAGTATATCTCAACGAGGAGAGATTTTTCCCCGATGGTGTATCATACTTCAATATAACTGTGGAGGACCTTTTTGGCTTGAAAAAGTCAGCAACTTATAAAATATACATAGACACTAAGCCTCCGCAAATAGAAATCAAAAAAGTCCCTGATGAAAATGGTAATCTCACCCTGATTGCTACGTTCAAGGATGAATTGGGATTGAGCTCTGTCTCTATAAATGGCAAAAGATACCAGTTTGACGATCTCAAACAAAAAACGAAGGAATTCACGGTTACCCAGAAAATACCAAAGGGAGAATCCCTGAATTTATCTGCTACGGACATAGTCGGCCATACCATTTTTGAGACGGTTGGGTGGTGA
- a CDS encoding ABC transporter permease, whose protein sequence is MLKYILRRLILAVPVLLGVSVLSFFIISLAPGDFLDYYRLNPSISAEQVQTLERQFGFDKPIVVQYFKWLGQVLKGNFGYSFVYHIPVFNLVWRRLGATLLLSISTMIFTWGIAIPLGIYSALHQYSFSDQAFSFFAFIGISIPNFFFALLWLFMAAKTGWFPIGGIISLNYDQLSFWGKIGDYLWHVIGPVVTLGTSGLAGLMRQMRGQLLDQLRQDYVLFARAKGMPESNVIYKHALRNAINPIVTMFGYSLSGLLGGAVLTETVFGWPGMGRLVIEALTSQDLFLVMATLLLSSLLLIIGNLIADMLLAWVDPRIRFRLR, encoded by the coding sequence GTGCTCAAATATATACTTAGGCGTCTCATTTTAGCGGTACCTGTTTTACTTGGTGTCTCGGTGTTATCTTTTTTTATCATTTCTCTTGCTCCCGGTGATTTCCTTGACTACTACCGGTTAAACCCGTCAATCAGCGCAGAACAGGTTCAGACACTTGAAAGACAATTTGGTTTCGATAAGCCCATTGTGGTACAGTACTTTAAGTGGCTCGGGCAGGTGTTGAAAGGTAACTTTGGATATTCCTTTGTGTATCATATACCCGTTTTTAACCTTGTCTGGAGAAGGCTTGGCGCCACTCTCCTGCTGAGCATTAGTACCATGATTTTTACATGGGGAATAGCGATTCCCCTTGGTATATATTCGGCATTGCATCAATATTCTTTCAGTGATCAGGCTTTTTCCTTTTTTGCTTTTATAGGTATTTCTATACCCAATTTTTTCTTTGCCCTACTCTGGCTATTTATGGCAGCCAAAACAGGATGGTTCCCGATCGGGGGAATAATTTCCCTGAACTACGATCAACTTTCTTTCTGGGGAAAAATCGGCGATTATCTATGGCACGTTATTGGTCCGGTGGTCACATTGGGTACGTCAGGGCTTGCTGGCTTGATGAGGCAAATGCGCGGGCAATTACTCGACCAATTGAGACAGGATTATGTGCTTTTTGCAAGAGCAAAAGGGATGCCCGAAAGCAATGTTATCTACAAACACGCTCTGAGGAATGCCATCAACCCGATAGTTACCATGTTTGGTTACTCCCTTTCCGGACTTCTCGGAGGGGCTGTGCTAACGGAAACGGTATTCGGCTGGCCTGGTATGGGACGACTTGTGATAGAAGCCCTTACATCACAGGACCTTTTCCTCGTCATGGCAACTCTTCTGTTGAGTTCTCTATTGCTTATAATTGGCAACCTCATAGCTGATATGTTGCTTGCATGGGTCGATCCCCGTATCAGATTTAGACTTAGATAA
- a CDS encoding tetratricopeptide repeat protein produces the protein MPRHEILIYLPLKPSVAKIQNLPIKLPVRIEDVPKIVDRDKIDLDIIIRGLETQHRVKPNEYYDSYLLYFYYEAFKKSLNNGDIEQAKDWLGKAEKLKVDYRYFFYHGLLLREIGKLNLAEIELRKAVEMNQNFYIGYFELARLLQKKGEYDEAVKFHIKSLEQSHGEFDLPLLGVVDSYSASGMLSSALEILEHIPSSSRIFVDALLRKGVILNELQRHADAEKAFNIALRREKRWELFYNRAYARERLGKLYPALTDLKEAFKMSSAEEILYDIALLEREMGFVEDAIEHLTLYLDSNSDTAAEVALARCFLMLGDPEKAKGMLPDSAPEDLKEYINLCSLLKEKGRKDHEFANPLFSGLLREYKTGKIGEKTDKLRELSSSLLGANSLFEGGYIDYQKLMEWSLKSLSDTTAKSRIRGIMKGKVPDEREISVDELKLFIRFLPFFGFAFGSMELFARRFAFILSGSGETLAMFLMILRLYSYALADEAVDIYSFIEEMIEEFRSFAFEFSRFIAEVSETHFIDADTALESVSETPREFLVKILSLVRTDAIDEASKTDNIYTYFRRYL, from the coding sequence TTGCCCAGGCACGAAATCCTGATTTATCTACCTTTGAAACCTTCAGTGGCAAAAATTCAAAACCTTCCCATCAAGCTCCCTGTGAGAATAGAAGACGTTCCGAAAATCGTTGACAGGGATAAAATTGACCTTGATATAATAATTCGAGGTCTGGAAACTCAGCACAGGGTAAAGCCAAATGAATACTATGATTCATACCTTTTGTATTTTTACTACGAAGCTTTTAAAAAATCACTGAACAATGGGGATATCGAGCAAGCAAAGGACTGGCTCGGCAAAGCGGAAAAGCTAAAAGTCGATTACCGCTACTTTTTTTATCATGGATTGCTTTTGCGCGAGATTGGAAAATTAAACTTAGCCGAAATTGAGTTGAGAAAAGCCGTTGAAATGAACCAAAATTTCTACATTGGATATTTTGAGCTCGCCAGACTACTCCAGAAAAAAGGCGAATATGACGAAGCTGTAAAATTTCACATAAAATCTCTGGAACAATCCCATGGAGAGTTTGACTTGCCTTTGCTTGGCGTAGTTGATTCATATAGTGCTTCAGGAATGCTTTCTTCTGCACTGGAGATATTGGAGCACATACCTTCCAGCTCCCGGATATTTGTCGATGCCCTTTTGCGTAAAGGTGTAATATTGAACGAGCTTCAGAGACACGCCGATGCCGAAAAAGCCTTCAACATAGCTTTAAGGCGGGAGAAACGCTGGGAGCTATTCTACAATAGGGCTTATGCAAGAGAAAGGCTCGGAAAGCTTTATCCCGCACTGACTGATTTAAAGGAAGCCTTTAAGATGAGTTCCGCGGAGGAAATTTTGTACGACATAGCATTGCTTGAAAGAGAAATGGGATTTGTTGAAGATGCAATTGAACACCTTACGCTTTATCTTGACTCAAATAGCGATACCGCAGCTGAGGTGGCTCTTGCAAGATGCTTTTTAATGCTTGGAGATCCCGAGAAAGCAAAAGGAATGCTGCCGGATTCTGCTCCGGAAGACCTCAAAGAGTATATAAACCTTTGCAGCCTTCTCAAAGAGAAAGGCAGGAAAGACCATGAATTTGCAAATCCATTGTTTTCAGGCTTGCTACGTGAGTATAAAACGGGAAAAATAGGAGAAAAAACAGATAAACTACGCGAGCTTTCATCTTCGCTTTTGGGAGCAAATAGCTTATTTGAGGGAGGCTATATTGATTACCAGAAGCTTATGGAATGGTCACTGAAAAGCCTTAGCGACACCACAGCAAAAAGCCGGATAAGAGGTATCATGAAAGGAAAAGTGCCCGATGAAAGAGAGATTTCTGTTGATGAACTGAAACTCTTTATCAGATTTCTCCCCTTTTTTGGCTTTGCCTTCGGAAGTATGGAGCTCTTTGCAAGGCGATTTGCTTTTATCCTATCAGGAAGCGGAGAAACCCTGGCAATGTTTTTAATGATTTTAAGGCTTTATTCTTACGCACTTGCCGATGAAGCCGTTGATATATATTCCTTTATTGAAGAAATGATAGAGGAATTCAGAAGTTTCGCCTTCGAATTTTCCAGATTCATCGCTGAGGTTTCCGAAACCCACTTCATAGACGCTGATACAGCTCTGGAAAGCGTTTCCGAAACTCCAAGGGAGTTCCTTGTAAAAATATTATCCCTTGTGAGAACAGATGCGATTGATGAGGCTTCTAAGACTGACAATATCTACACTTATTTCAGGAGGTATTTATGA
- the secG gene encoding preprotein translocase subunit SecG — protein sequence MLSYLLIALHTVISVALVILVLIQMTKASELGGAFGSGGTHTMFGRKKGLDTPGKITLWLSVAFMANSVLLAFVISRAFPLS from the coding sequence ATGTTGTCCTATTTGCTCATTGCGTTGCATACTGTAATCAGCGTAGCACTTGTTATTCTCGTACTTATTCAGATGACCAAAGCCTCAGAACTCGGCGGAGCATTTGGTAGTGGTGGTACGCACACCATGTTTGGAAGAAAGAAAGGGCTTGACACGCCCGGTAAGATAACTCTGTGGCTGTCTGTTGCCTTTATGGCCAATAGCGTGCTCCTCGCTTTTGTCATTTCCAGAGCCTTTCCGCTTTCTTGA
- the tyrS gene encoding tyrosine--tRNA ligase has translation MVSPEKQLLELKRNAVSFVSESELLERLKEGKPLRVKLGVDPSRPDLHLGHAVVLRKLRQFQDYGHQVVLIIGDFTARIGDPSGRSKTRPMLSREEARENAITYSRQAFKILDKEKTEIRFNSEWHDRLNFEDVIRLAAKYTVARMLERHDFNKRYNNNEPISVAEFLYPLAQAYDSVVVKADVEIGGDDQYFNFIVARKIQEEYGLRAQIVLTFPLIEGTDGNLKMSKSYDNYIGFEDPPVDMYGKIMSIPDKLIVKYMKLLTDIPEAEIAEYEKQMENRAVNPRDIKMKLAYDITHQFHGREKADEAQDYFVKVFRKKDIPEEMPEIVLNCDNIDIVELLTKFAGISSRSEARRLIQQGGVKINNSVIDDMHAKLRLSDGDVLRIGKRRFFRIKNKS, from the coding sequence TTGGTATCTCCAGAAAAGCAATTATTAGAGCTTAAGAGAAACGCTGTCTCTTTTGTCTCGGAAAGCGAGTTGCTTGAAAGGCTGAAAGAAGGGAAGCCTTTGAGGGTTAAACTGGGCGTTGACCCCTCAAGGCCTGACCTTCATCTGGGGCATGCGGTGGTACTGAGAAAGCTCAGACAATTTCAGGATTACGGTCACCAGGTAGTCCTCATTATTGGTGACTTTACAGCGAGGATTGGCGATCCTTCGGGGCGTTCCAAGACCCGTCCGATGCTTTCCAGAGAAGAAGCCCGGGAGAATGCTATCACTTACAGCAGGCAGGCCTTCAAAATTCTGGACAAAGAAAAGACAGAAATTCGCTTCAACTCAGAATGGCATGACAGGCTTAACTTTGAAGATGTTATCAGGCTTGCTGCAAAATATACCGTTGCAAGGATGCTTGAAAGGCACGATTTTAACAAAAGATATAATAACAATGAACCAATAAGCGTCGCCGAGTTTCTGTATCCCCTTGCCCAGGCTTACGATTCTGTGGTAGTCAAAGCGGATGTGGAAATAGGCGGAGACGACCAATATTTCAATTTTATAGTAGCAAGGAAAATTCAAGAAGAATACGGTTTAAGGGCGCAGATCGTTCTCACGTTCCCACTCATTGAAGGTACTGACGGGAACCTGAAAATGTCTAAAAGCTATGATAACTATATAGGTTTTGAAGACCCCCCTGTGGACATGTATGGTAAAATAATGTCCATTCCAGACAAACTTATCGTCAAATATATGAAATTACTTACAGATATTCCTGAAGCGGAAATAGCAGAATATGAAAAACAGATGGAGAACCGAGCTGTGAATCCAAGAGATATAAAAATGAAATTAGCCTACGACATTACCCACCAATTTCACGGTAGAGAAAAAGCAGATGAAGCTCAAGATTATTTCGTTAAGGTTTTCAGAAAAAAAGATATCCCTGAAGAAATGCCCGAAATAGTTTTGAATTGCGATAACATAGATATAGTTGAATTACTCACAAAATTCGCCGGGATTTCCAGCCGGAGCGAAGCGAGAAGGCTCATTCAGCAGGGCGGTGTGAAAATCAACAATTCTGTAATCGACGATATGCACGCTAAATTAAGGCTTTCCGATGGCGACGTGCTGAGAATTGGTAAAAGACGTTTTTTTAGAATTAAAAATAAATCTTAG
- a CDS encoding S-layer homology domain-containing protein, with translation MKKLAFLLALVVFAAIAFGVAYTDVPEDHWAYDAVMKATSAGLLQGFPDGTFRGDEALTRYQLAESIAKLLDYSESGDAKLQELVFALTKKVASLSLEISDVKKSVIDIMAEFRSLEGKVAEIDLDSVEQKVWELREDVFGELNNVKMVLDAYDSQFEALNGKVTDLEVTTKLLGQSLAKFKDDFAAYMGKVDAIEGKMVTSEQLDQKLSLLYTKILKLSSQLKEIDAVKEEFANYVTVKDYETTVAIVNKLTRDVFKLYRSKADVEDLKACNDSIAALESLLDSNVADLNDSINVVYDQVDANINSIMDIEKKLSDIEGKLSMFAETGDVEALKEKVTNLEVTSKMLSSSVVKLNETVANLNFVTPDQLSEKMGFLYKKLGMTESKLSDRLGSLEASVASLNDDVEVAFDQIDANIFDIMALESKLADLEKNIEENYVKVDDYNILVNITNKLSRDVYKLTKSKADVEDVKALNEEVETLKTETDASIEAVKTDVDAKVGKFQRSTNLATILSFVALAVGTVALILK, from the coding sequence ATGAAGAAACTTGCTTTTTTACTGGCCCTCGTAGTGTTCGCCGCTATCGCCTTTGGTGTAGCTTACACTGATGTTCCAGAGGACCACTGGGCATACGATGCCGTAATGAAAGCCACTTCAGCAGGGTTACTTCAGGGATTTCCTGATGGCACGTTCAGAGGTGACGAGGCTCTTACCCGTTACCAGCTTGCCGAATCCATCGCTAAACTCCTGGACTATTCTGAATCAGGCGACGCGAAGCTTCAGGAACTCGTATTCGCACTTACAAAGAAAGTCGCCAGCCTTTCACTTGAGATTTCAGATGTCAAGAAGAGTGTAATCGATATTATGGCTGAATTCAGGAGCCTTGAAGGGAAAGTCGCTGAAATCGATCTTGACAGTGTTGAGCAGAAAGTATGGGAGCTCCGTGAAGACGTTTTTGGAGAACTCAATAACGTTAAAATGGTTCTCGATGCTTATGACTCACAGTTCGAAGCACTGAACGGAAAAGTTACAGATCTCGAAGTGACCACAAAACTCCTTGGACAATCCCTTGCGAAGTTCAAAGATGATTTTGCCGCTTACATGGGAAAAGTCGATGCCATCGAAGGCAAAATGGTTACTTCTGAGCAGCTTGATCAGAAATTATCGCTTCTTTACACGAAAATTCTCAAGCTGAGTTCTCAGTTAAAGGAAATTGATGCTGTAAAGGAAGAATTTGCAAACTATGTGACAGTCAAGGACTATGAAACCACCGTTGCTATTGTCAACAAGCTTACAAGAGATGTCTTCAAGCTTTATCGAAGCAAGGCTGATGTTGAAGACCTCAAAGCATGTAACGATAGCATAGCAGCTCTTGAAAGCCTTCTCGATTCAAATGTGGCTGATCTTAATGACAGCATTAATGTTGTTTACGACCAGGTAGATGCAAACATAAATTCTATAATGGATATCGAAAAGAAATTGTCAGATATCGAAGGAAAACTTTCTATGTTTGCAGAAACCGGAGATGTCGAGGCACTGAAAGAAAAGGTTACCAATCTTGAGGTAACATCCAAGATGCTCAGCAGTTCTGTTGTAAAGCTGAACGAGACAGTTGCCAATCTCAACTTTGTCACTCCTGATCAGCTTTCCGAAAAAATGGGCTTCCTTTATAAAAAGCTTGGCATGACCGAAAGCAAACTTTCTGACAGGCTTGGAAGCCTTGAAGCCAGTGTAGCTTCTCTCAACGATGATGTCGAAGTTGCCTTTGACCAAATTGACGCCAATATCTTTGACATAATGGCTCTTGAGAGTAAACTCGCTGATCTTGAGAAGAACATCGAAGAGAACTATGTAAAAGTCGATGACTACAACATTCTCGTTAACATCACCAATAAACTGAGCAGAGATGTTTACAAGCTCACAAAATCCAAAGCCGATGTTGAAGATGTCAAAGCGCTGAATGAAGAGGTGGAAACACTCAAGACTGAAACCGATGCTTCCATTGAAGCCGTCAAGACGGATGTTGACGCTAAAGTCGGCAAGTTCCAGAGATCCACAAATCTCGCAACAATACTTTCGTTTGTTGCTCTTGCAGTTGGAACAGTCGCTCTGATTCTTAAGTAA